In one window of Syngnathus scovelli strain Florida chromosome 22, RoL_Ssco_1.2, whole genome shotgun sequence DNA:
- the abcc9 gene encoding ATP-binding cassette sub-family C member 9 isoform X1 translates to MGLSFCGKNESSYSVEKGVLNNWCFLDALNLVPHVFLLFITFPILFIGWGSQSSKVQIHHNTWLHFPGHNLRWILTFSLLFVHVCEFAEGVSDKMMDTTHLHLFMPAFMGFVAATTSVVYYHNIETSNFPKLLLVLFIYWVLAFITKSMKLWKFAKEKMDIHQLRVCITALLVLLYGLLMAVEVNVIRIRKYVFFANPQKVKPPEDLQDLGVRFLQPFVNLLSKATYWWMNPLIMGAHKRPIELKKIGKLPIAMRALTNYLQLKDAYEDQRTAENPERAPSIWRSMYRAFGRPILLSSTFRYLADLLGFAGPLCISGIVMNLTLEGDAGSTSDKKENHPMLFTELLQNTSVLAVLLFLALVLQRTFLQASYYVTIETGINLRGALLAMIYNKILRLSTSNMSMGEMTLGQINNLVAIETNQLMWFLFLCPNLWAMPVQIVMGVILLYYLLGWSALVGASVIVLLAPVQYLIATKLADMQKSTLEHSTDRLKKTSEILKGIKLLKLYAWENIFCDSVEETRGKELTSLKTFAFYTSMSIFMNAAIPIAAVLATFVMHYFITNTGPSPAEAFATLALFNILVTPLFLLSTVVRFAVKALISVQKLGEFLQSDEIGDDSWRNGEVSVPSEAAKKHRGGTKAINRKQPLRYQMDNYEQPSRRQMRPSETEDVAVKVSNGCFTWGSNLSTLSDINIRIPTGQLTMIVGQVGCGKSSLLLAMLGEMQSISGRIHWSNERFCQGPFSHLEAVEDEAGDHAASKNRYSVAYATQKSWLLNATVEDNITFGSPFNKQRYKAVIDACSLQLDIDLLPFGDQTEIGERGINLSGGQRQRICVARALYQNTNIVFLDDPFSALDIHLSDHLMQDGILKFLQDDKRTVVLVTHKLQYLIHADWIIAMKDGSVLREGTLKDIQTHDVELYDHWKTLMNRQDQELEKDIEQDSQTTLERKTLRRAFYSRETKNQMDDEDEEEEEEEEDEDNLSTTTNRRSKVPWKDCWCYLSSGGFFMVFLMMSSKLLKHSVIMAIDYWLAIWTSNRTNQTMVARSNGTCQVQAVNKSPADSEDSFYLTVFIVLCAAGIALCLITSLSVEFLGLSAATNLHHNLLNKIIHAPLRFFDITPLGQILNRFSADTNIIDQHIPPTLESLTRSSFLCLSAIGVISTITPYFIIALVPLAVAFYFIQKYFRVASKDLQDLDDSTQLPLLCHFSETAEGLTTIRAFRHEARFKQRMLELTDTNNTAYLFLSAANRWLEVRTDYLGAVIVLAAAGASIWGFRCGQPSGGLVGLALTYALTVTNYLNWVVRNLADLEVQMAAVNKVNSFLGTESENYEGSMDSSQMPETWPEHGEIKIQDLCVRYDPMLKPVLKHVNAYIQPGQKVGICGRTGSGKSSLSLAFFNMVDIFEGKIVIDGIDICKLPLQTLRSRLSIILQDPILFSGSIRFNLDPERTCNDERLWEALEIAQLKNMVKALPGGLDAVVTEGGENFSVGQRQLFCLARAFVRKSSILIMDEATASIDMATENILQKVVMTAFADRTVVTIAHRVHTILTADLVIVMKRGNILEYDKPETLLEQEDGMFASFVKADM, encoded by the exons ATGGGCTTGTCGTTTTGCGGCAAGAACGAGAGCAGCTACAGCGTGGAAAAGGGCGTGCTGAACAACTGGTGCTTCCTGGACGCCCTCAACCTGGTGCCTCACGTCTTCCTGCTCTTCATCACCTTCCCCATCCTCTTCATCG gaTGGGGCAGTCAGAGCTCCAAGGTGCAAATCCATCACAACACGTGGCTGCACTTCCCGGGACACAACCTGCGATGGATCCTCACCTTCTCGCTGCTCTTTGTTCACGTCTGCGAGTTTGCCGAGGGCGTGTCCGACAA GATGATGGACACCACCCACCTGCACCTCTTCATGCCAGCCTTCATGGGATTTGTGGCGGCCACCACGTCGGTGGTGTACTACCACAACATTGAGACCTCCAACTTCCCCAAACTTCTCCTGG TGCTATTCATCTACTGGGTGCTGGCCTTCATCACCAAATCCATGAAGCTGTGGAAGTTTGCCAAGGAAAAGATGGACATCCACCAGCTGAGAGTCTGCATCACGGCGCTGCTGGTGCTGCTCTACGGCCTGCTCATGGCCGTCGAGGTCAACGTGATCAGGATCAGG AAGTACGTCTTCTTCGCCAACCCTCAGAAGGTGAAGCCCCCCGAAGACTTGCAGGATCTGGGGGTCCGCTTCCTGCAGCCCTTCGTCAATTTGCTCTCAAAG GCGACCTATTGGTGGATGAACCCCCTGATCATGGGGGCCCACAAGAGACCCATCGAGCTGAAGAAGATCGGCAAACTGCCCATCGCCATGCGAGCTCTCACCAACTACCTGCAACTTAAAGACGCCTACGAGGACCAGAGG ACGGCCGAGAACCCGGAGCGGGCGCCGTCCatctggcgctccatgtatcggGCGTTCGGGCGACCCATCTTGCTCAGCAGCACCTTCCGCTACCTGGCCGACCTGCTGGGCTTCGCCGGCCCGCTCTGCATCTCGGGCATCGTCATGAACCTCACGCTGGAGGGAGACGCCGGCTCCACTTCCGACAAAAAG gagaACCACCCCATGCTGTTCACCGAGCTGCTCCAGAACACGTCGGTTCTCGCCGTCCTACTCTTCCTGGCGCTGGTGCTGCAGAGGACCTTCCTGCAGGCGTCCTACTACGTCACCATCGAAACCGGCATCAACCTGCGCGGAGCCCTGCTG GCCATGATTTACAACAAGATCCTGCGTCTGTCCACGTCGAACATGTCCATGGGCGAGATGACGCTAGGCCAGATCAACAACCTGGTTGCCATAGAGACCAATCAGCTGATGTGGTTTCTCTTCCTATGTCCCAATCTGTGGGCCATGCCTGTGCAG ATCGTGATGGGAGTCATTCTTCTTTACTACCTGCTTGGCTGGAGTGCCTTAGTGGGCGCGTCCGTCATCGTTCTTCTGGCTCCGGTTCAGTACCTCATTGCCACCAAGCTGGCCGACATGCAAAAGAGCACCCTG GAGCACTCCACCGACAGGCTGAAGAAGACCTCGGAGATCTTGAAGGGCATCAAGCTGCTGAAGCTCTACGCTTGGGAGAACATCTTCTGCGACAGCGTGGAGGAGACGCGAGGCAAAGAGCTGACCAGCCTCAAGACCTTTGCCTTCTACACTTCCATGTCCA TCTTCATGAACGCCGCCATTCCTATCGCCGCCGTCCTGGCG ACCTTCGTCATGCATTACTTCATCACCAACACGGGTCCGAGTCCCGCGGAGGCCTTTGCCACTCTGGCGCTCTTCAACATCCTGGTCACGCCGCTCTTCCTGCTGTCCACCGTCGTCCGCTTCGCCGTCAAGGCGCTCATCAG TGTCCAGAAGCTGGGCGAGTTCCTCCAAAGCGACGAGATCGGAGACGACAGCTGGAGGAACGGCGAGGTGTCCGTCCCATCCGAGGCGGCCAAGAAGCACCGCGGAGGG ACCAAAGCCATCAACAGGAAGCAGCCTCTCCGCTACCAGATGGACAACTACGAGCAGCCGTCCAGGCGGCAGATGAGACCCAGCGAGACGGAAGATGTGGCCGTCAAG GTGAGCAACGGATGCTTCACCTGGGGAAGCAACCTGTCCACGCTGAGCGACATCAACATCCGCATCCCGACAG GTCAGCTGACCATGATCGTGGGCCAGGTGGGCTGCGGGAAGTCGTCGCTGCTGCTCGCCATGCTGGGCGAGATGCAGAGCATCAGCGGCCGCATCCACTGGAGCAA CGAGAGGTTCTGCCAGGGGCCGTTCAG CCACCTGGAAGCGGTGGAGGACGAGGCCGGTGACCACGCCGCAAG CAAGAACCGCTACTCGGTGGCCTACGCCACCCAGAAGTCGTGGCTGCTCAACGCCACGGTGGAGGACAACATCACCTTTGGGAGCCCCTTCAACAAGCAGAG GTACAAGGCGGTGATCGACGCCTGCtctctccagctggacatcgacCTGCTGCCCTTCGGAGACCAAACGGAAATCGGGGAACGG GGCATCAATCTGAGCGGCGGTCAGCGCCAGAGGATCTGCGTGGCTCGAGCGCTCTACCAGAACACCAACATCGTCTTCCTG GATGACCCCTTCTCCGCCCTGGACATCCACCTGAGCGACCACCTGATGCAGGACGGCATCCTCAAGTTCCTGCAGGACGACAAGCGGACCGTGGTTCTCGTCACGCACAAGCTGCAGTACCTCATCCACGCCGACTGG ATCATTGCTATGAAGGACGGCTCCGTGTTGAGGGAAGGAACTCTGAAGGACATCCAGACGCACGACGTGGAGCTCTACGACCACTGGAAGACGCTCATGAACCGGCAGGACCAGGAGCTGGAGAAG GACATTGAGCAGGACAGCCAAACCACCCTGGAGAGGAAGACTCTCCGCCGAGCTTTCTACTCCCGAGAGACCAAAAACCAGATGGACGACGAGGATGAAG aggaggaagaggaggaggaagatgaagacaacctgtccaccaccacaaacaGGAGATCCAAGGTCCCGTGGAAG GACTGCTGGTGTTACCTCTCCTCGGGTGGCTTCTTCATGGTCTTCCTCATGATGTCCTCCAAGCTCCTCAAACACTCGGTCATCATGGCCATCGACTACTGGTTGGCCATCTGGACCTCCAACCGCACCAACCAGACCATGGTGGCGAGATCCAACGGGACGTGCCAGGTCCAAGCGGTCAACAAAAGCCCCGCCGACTCAGAG GACTCGTTCTACCTGACGGTGTTCATAGTTCTTTGCGCGGCCGGGATCGCGCTGTGCCTCATCACCTCGCTCAGCGTGGAGTTCTTGGGGCTCTCTGCGGCCACCAACCTTCACCACAACCTGCTCAACAAGATCATCCACGCTCCTCTCAG GTTTTTTGACATCACCCCCCTGGGGCAGATCCTCAACAGGTTCTCAGCTGACACAAACATCATCGACCAG CACATTCCTCCTACCCTGGAATCCTTGACGCGCTCCAGCTTCCTTTGCTTGTCCGCCATCGGTGTCATTTCCACCATCACGCCTTACTTCATCATCGCCCTGGTGCCCCTGGCCGTGGCcttctacttcatccagaagtactTCCGGGTGGCCTCCAA AGATCTTCAGGACCTTGACGACTCCACGCAACTTCCCCTGCTGTGTCATTTCTCCGAGACGGCTGAAGGTCTCACCACCATCAGAGCCTTTAG ACACGAGGCCCGCTTCAAGCAACGCATGCTGGAGCTGACCGACACCAACAACACGGCGTACCTCTTCCTCTCGGCCGCCAACCGCTGGCTGGAGGTCCGCACG GACTACCTCGGAGCCGTGATCGTGCTGGCCGCGGCCGGCGCGTCCATCTGGGGTTTCCGTTGCGGCCAACCGTCCGGAGGTCTGGTGGGCTTGGCTCTCACGTACGCCCTGACG GTCACCAACTACTTGAATTGGGTGGTGAGGAACCTGGCCGACTTGGAGGTGCAGATGGCGGCCGTCAACAAAGTCAACAGCTTCCTCGGTACCGAGTCTGAGAACTACGAGGGATCCATGG ATTCTTCTCAGATGCCGGAGACGTGGCCCGAGCACGGAGAAATCAAGATCCAAGACCTGTGCGTGCGCTACGACCCCATGCTCAAACCCGTGCTCAAGCACGTCAACGCTTACATCCAGCCGGGTCAGAAG GTGGGAATCTGCGGCCGCACTGGAAGCGGCAAGTCCTCGCTCTCCTTGGCCTTCTTCAACATGGTGGACATCTTTGAAG gaAAGATCGTCATCGACGGGATCGACATCTGCAAACTTCCCTTGCAGACGCTGCGGTCTCGGCTGTCCATCATCCTGCAGGACCCCATTTTGTTTAGTGGCTCCataag gttcaatcTGGATCCGGAGCGGACGTGCAACGACGAGCGCCTGTGGGAGGCCTTGGAGATCGCGCAGCTGAAGAACATGGTCAAGGCGCTACCGGGAGGACTCG ATGCCGTGGTGACAGAGGGCGGCGAGAACTTTAGCGTGGGGCAGCGGCAGCTCTTCTGCTTGGCTCGGGCATTTGTGAGGAAGAGCAGCATTCTCATCATGGACGAGGCCACCGCCTCCATCGACATGGCaacg GAGAACATCTTACAGAAAGTTGTGATGACGGCGTTTGCCGACCGCACCGTTGTGACCATCGCA CACCGCGTGCACACCATCCTGACGGCCGACCTGGTGATCGTCATGAAGCGCGGGAACATCCTGGAGTACGACAAGCCCGAGACGCTTCTGGAGCAGGAGGACGGCATGTTTGCCTCCTTCGTCAAGGCTGACATGTAG
- the abcc9 gene encoding ATP-binding cassette sub-family C member 9 isoform X3 produces the protein MGLSFCGKNESSYSVEKGVLNNWCFLDALNLVPHVFLLFITFPILFIGWGSQSSKVQIHHNTWLHFPGHNLRWILTFSLLFVHVCEFAEGVSDKMMDTTHLHLFMPAFMGFVAATTSVVYYHNIETSNFPKLLLVLFIYWVLAFITKSMKLWKFAKEKMDIHQLRVCITALLVLLYGLLMAVEVNVIRIRKYVFFANPQKVKPPEDLQDLGVRFLQPFVNLLSKATYWWMNPLIMGAHKRPIELKKIGKLPIAMRALTNYLQLKDAYEDQRTAENPERAPSIWRSMYRAFGRPILLSSTFRYLADLLGFAGPLCISGIVMNLTLEGDAGSTSDKKENHPMLFTELLQNTSVLAVLLFLALVLQRTFLQASYYVTIETGINLRGALLAMIYNKILRLSTSNMSMGEMTLGQINNLVAIETNQLMWFLFLCPNLWAMPVQIVMGVILLYYLLGWSALVGASVIVLLAPVQYLIATKLADMQKSTLEHSTDRLKKTSEILKGIKLLKLYAWENIFCDSVEETRGKELTSLKTFAFYTSMSIFMNAAIPIAAVLATFVMHYFITNTGPSPAEAFATLALFNILVTPLFLLSTVVRFAVKALISVQKLGEFLQSDEIGDDSWRNGEVSVPSEAAKKHRGGTKAINRKQPLRYQMDNYEQPSRRQMRPSETEDVAVKVSNGCFTWGSNLSTLSDINIRIPTGQLTMIVGQVGCGKSSLLLAMLGEMQSISGRIHWSNKNRYSVAYATQKSWLLNATVEDNITFGSPFNKQRYKAVIDACSLQLDIDLLPFGDQTEIGERGINLSGGQRQRICVARALYQNTNIVFLDDPFSALDIHLSDHLMQDGILKFLQDDKRTVVLVTHKLQYLIHADWIIAMKDGSVLREGTLKDIQTHDVELYDHWKTLMNRQDQELEKDIEQDSQTTLERKTLRRAFYSRETKNQMDDEDEEEEEEEEDEDNLSTTTNRRSKVPWKDCWCYLSSGGFFMVFLMMSSKLLKHSVIMAIDYWLAIWTSNRTNQTMVARSNGTCQVQAVNKSPADSEDSFYLTVFIVLCAAGIALCLITSLSVEFLGLSAATNLHHNLLNKIIHAPLRFFDITPLGQILNRFSADTNIIDQHIPPTLESLTRSSFLCLSAIGVISTITPYFIIALVPLAVAFYFIQKYFRVASKDLQDLDDSTQLPLLCHFSETAEGLTTIRAFRHEARFKQRMLELTDTNNTAYLFLSAANRWLEVRTDYLGAVIVLAAAGASIWGFRCGQPSGGLVGLALTYALTVTNYLNWVVRNLADLEVQMAAVNKVNSFLGTESENYEGSMDSSQMPETWPEHGEIKIQDLCVRYDPMLKPVLKHVNAYIQPGQKVGICGRTGSGKSSLSLAFFNMVDIFEGKIVIDGIDICKLPLQTLRSRLSIILQDPILFSGSIRFNLDPERTCNDERLWEALEIAQLKNMVKALPGGLDAVVTEGGENFSVGQRQLFCLARAFVRKSSILIMDEATASIDMATENILQKVVMTAFADRTVVTIAHRVHTILTADLVIVMKRGNILEYDKPETLLEQEDGMFASFVKADM, from the exons ATGGGCTTGTCGTTTTGCGGCAAGAACGAGAGCAGCTACAGCGTGGAAAAGGGCGTGCTGAACAACTGGTGCTTCCTGGACGCCCTCAACCTGGTGCCTCACGTCTTCCTGCTCTTCATCACCTTCCCCATCCTCTTCATCG gaTGGGGCAGTCAGAGCTCCAAGGTGCAAATCCATCACAACACGTGGCTGCACTTCCCGGGACACAACCTGCGATGGATCCTCACCTTCTCGCTGCTCTTTGTTCACGTCTGCGAGTTTGCCGAGGGCGTGTCCGACAA GATGATGGACACCACCCACCTGCACCTCTTCATGCCAGCCTTCATGGGATTTGTGGCGGCCACCACGTCGGTGGTGTACTACCACAACATTGAGACCTCCAACTTCCCCAAACTTCTCCTGG TGCTATTCATCTACTGGGTGCTGGCCTTCATCACCAAATCCATGAAGCTGTGGAAGTTTGCCAAGGAAAAGATGGACATCCACCAGCTGAGAGTCTGCATCACGGCGCTGCTGGTGCTGCTCTACGGCCTGCTCATGGCCGTCGAGGTCAACGTGATCAGGATCAGG AAGTACGTCTTCTTCGCCAACCCTCAGAAGGTGAAGCCCCCCGAAGACTTGCAGGATCTGGGGGTCCGCTTCCTGCAGCCCTTCGTCAATTTGCTCTCAAAG GCGACCTATTGGTGGATGAACCCCCTGATCATGGGGGCCCACAAGAGACCCATCGAGCTGAAGAAGATCGGCAAACTGCCCATCGCCATGCGAGCTCTCACCAACTACCTGCAACTTAAAGACGCCTACGAGGACCAGAGG ACGGCCGAGAACCCGGAGCGGGCGCCGTCCatctggcgctccatgtatcggGCGTTCGGGCGACCCATCTTGCTCAGCAGCACCTTCCGCTACCTGGCCGACCTGCTGGGCTTCGCCGGCCCGCTCTGCATCTCGGGCATCGTCATGAACCTCACGCTGGAGGGAGACGCCGGCTCCACTTCCGACAAAAAG gagaACCACCCCATGCTGTTCACCGAGCTGCTCCAGAACACGTCGGTTCTCGCCGTCCTACTCTTCCTGGCGCTGGTGCTGCAGAGGACCTTCCTGCAGGCGTCCTACTACGTCACCATCGAAACCGGCATCAACCTGCGCGGAGCCCTGCTG GCCATGATTTACAACAAGATCCTGCGTCTGTCCACGTCGAACATGTCCATGGGCGAGATGACGCTAGGCCAGATCAACAACCTGGTTGCCATAGAGACCAATCAGCTGATGTGGTTTCTCTTCCTATGTCCCAATCTGTGGGCCATGCCTGTGCAG ATCGTGATGGGAGTCATTCTTCTTTACTACCTGCTTGGCTGGAGTGCCTTAGTGGGCGCGTCCGTCATCGTTCTTCTGGCTCCGGTTCAGTACCTCATTGCCACCAAGCTGGCCGACATGCAAAAGAGCACCCTG GAGCACTCCACCGACAGGCTGAAGAAGACCTCGGAGATCTTGAAGGGCATCAAGCTGCTGAAGCTCTACGCTTGGGAGAACATCTTCTGCGACAGCGTGGAGGAGACGCGAGGCAAAGAGCTGACCAGCCTCAAGACCTTTGCCTTCTACACTTCCATGTCCA TCTTCATGAACGCCGCCATTCCTATCGCCGCCGTCCTGGCG ACCTTCGTCATGCATTACTTCATCACCAACACGGGTCCGAGTCCCGCGGAGGCCTTTGCCACTCTGGCGCTCTTCAACATCCTGGTCACGCCGCTCTTCCTGCTGTCCACCGTCGTCCGCTTCGCCGTCAAGGCGCTCATCAG TGTCCAGAAGCTGGGCGAGTTCCTCCAAAGCGACGAGATCGGAGACGACAGCTGGAGGAACGGCGAGGTGTCCGTCCCATCCGAGGCGGCCAAGAAGCACCGCGGAGGG ACCAAAGCCATCAACAGGAAGCAGCCTCTCCGCTACCAGATGGACAACTACGAGCAGCCGTCCAGGCGGCAGATGAGACCCAGCGAGACGGAAGATGTGGCCGTCAAG GTGAGCAACGGATGCTTCACCTGGGGAAGCAACCTGTCCACGCTGAGCGACATCAACATCCGCATCCCGACAG GTCAGCTGACCATGATCGTGGGCCAGGTGGGCTGCGGGAAGTCGTCGCTGCTGCTCGCCATGCTGGGCGAGATGCAGAGCATCAGCGGCCGCATCCACTGGAGCAA CAAGAACCGCTACTCGGTGGCCTACGCCACCCAGAAGTCGTGGCTGCTCAACGCCACGGTGGAGGACAACATCACCTTTGGGAGCCCCTTCAACAAGCAGAG GTACAAGGCGGTGATCGACGCCTGCtctctccagctggacatcgacCTGCTGCCCTTCGGAGACCAAACGGAAATCGGGGAACGG GGCATCAATCTGAGCGGCGGTCAGCGCCAGAGGATCTGCGTGGCTCGAGCGCTCTACCAGAACACCAACATCGTCTTCCTG GATGACCCCTTCTCCGCCCTGGACATCCACCTGAGCGACCACCTGATGCAGGACGGCATCCTCAAGTTCCTGCAGGACGACAAGCGGACCGTGGTTCTCGTCACGCACAAGCTGCAGTACCTCATCCACGCCGACTGG ATCATTGCTATGAAGGACGGCTCCGTGTTGAGGGAAGGAACTCTGAAGGACATCCAGACGCACGACGTGGAGCTCTACGACCACTGGAAGACGCTCATGAACCGGCAGGACCAGGAGCTGGAGAAG GACATTGAGCAGGACAGCCAAACCACCCTGGAGAGGAAGACTCTCCGCCGAGCTTTCTACTCCCGAGAGACCAAAAACCAGATGGACGACGAGGATGAAG aggaggaagaggaggaggaagatgaagacaacctgtccaccaccacaaacaGGAGATCCAAGGTCCCGTGGAAG GACTGCTGGTGTTACCTCTCCTCGGGTGGCTTCTTCATGGTCTTCCTCATGATGTCCTCCAAGCTCCTCAAACACTCGGTCATCATGGCCATCGACTACTGGTTGGCCATCTGGACCTCCAACCGCACCAACCAGACCATGGTGGCGAGATCCAACGGGACGTGCCAGGTCCAAGCGGTCAACAAAAGCCCCGCCGACTCAGAG GACTCGTTCTACCTGACGGTGTTCATAGTTCTTTGCGCGGCCGGGATCGCGCTGTGCCTCATCACCTCGCTCAGCGTGGAGTTCTTGGGGCTCTCTGCGGCCACCAACCTTCACCACAACCTGCTCAACAAGATCATCCACGCTCCTCTCAG GTTTTTTGACATCACCCCCCTGGGGCAGATCCTCAACAGGTTCTCAGCTGACACAAACATCATCGACCAG CACATTCCTCCTACCCTGGAATCCTTGACGCGCTCCAGCTTCCTTTGCTTGTCCGCCATCGGTGTCATTTCCACCATCACGCCTTACTTCATCATCGCCCTGGTGCCCCTGGCCGTGGCcttctacttcatccagaagtactTCCGGGTGGCCTCCAA AGATCTTCAGGACCTTGACGACTCCACGCAACTTCCCCTGCTGTGTCATTTCTCCGAGACGGCTGAAGGTCTCACCACCATCAGAGCCTTTAG ACACGAGGCCCGCTTCAAGCAACGCATGCTGGAGCTGACCGACACCAACAACACGGCGTACCTCTTCCTCTCGGCCGCCAACCGCTGGCTGGAGGTCCGCACG GACTACCTCGGAGCCGTGATCGTGCTGGCCGCGGCCGGCGCGTCCATCTGGGGTTTCCGTTGCGGCCAACCGTCCGGAGGTCTGGTGGGCTTGGCTCTCACGTACGCCCTGACG GTCACCAACTACTTGAATTGGGTGGTGAGGAACCTGGCCGACTTGGAGGTGCAGATGGCGGCCGTCAACAAAGTCAACAGCTTCCTCGGTACCGAGTCTGAGAACTACGAGGGATCCATGG ATTCTTCTCAGATGCCGGAGACGTGGCCCGAGCACGGAGAAATCAAGATCCAAGACCTGTGCGTGCGCTACGACCCCATGCTCAAACCCGTGCTCAAGCACGTCAACGCTTACATCCAGCCGGGTCAGAAG GTGGGAATCTGCGGCCGCACTGGAAGCGGCAAGTCCTCGCTCTCCTTGGCCTTCTTCAACATGGTGGACATCTTTGAAG gaAAGATCGTCATCGACGGGATCGACATCTGCAAACTTCCCTTGCAGACGCTGCGGTCTCGGCTGTCCATCATCCTGCAGGACCCCATTTTGTTTAGTGGCTCCataag gttcaatcTGGATCCGGAGCGGACGTGCAACGACGAGCGCCTGTGGGAGGCCTTGGAGATCGCGCAGCTGAAGAACATGGTCAAGGCGCTACCGGGAGGACTCG ATGCCGTGGTGACAGAGGGCGGCGAGAACTTTAGCGTGGGGCAGCGGCAGCTCTTCTGCTTGGCTCGGGCATTTGTGAGGAAGAGCAGCATTCTCATCATGGACGAGGCCACCGCCTCCATCGACATGGCaacg GAGAACATCTTACAGAAAGTTGTGATGACGGCGTTTGCCGACCGCACCGTTGTGACCATCGCA CACCGCGTGCACACCATCCTGACGGCCGACCTGGTGATCGTCATGAAGCGCGGGAACATCCTGGAGTACGACAAGCCCGAGACGCTTCTGGAGCAGGAGGACGGCATGTTTGCCTCCTTCGTCAAGGCTGACATGTAG